Genomic window (Marmota flaviventris isolate mMarFla1 chromosome X, mMarFla1.hap1, whole genome shotgun sequence):
AATGTTTCCATCACATTCTGGGACATCAGATCACGcttatctgggtttttttttttaatgtttttagttatagatggacacaaaacattttttttttaatttatttgtacgtggtgctgaggattgaacccagtgcctcacaatgggctaggcaagtgatctaccaatgagctacaaccctggcccaTGTGCTTATCTAGCTTTTCCTCCCTGATCCTGATCTGGCTGATCCTGCTCAGGATCCCTGGAAAGAAGAGCATCTCAATCAGAACTATGTCCACAGATTACCTGTGAAGATTCACAAGGCCTGAGTACCTCAGAAGCATGACCAAAATCAAATGCATATTCCTCACAATGAATAAATTACCCACTGTGGCCTGTTTTGATCTCATTTGAACACCTGATCAAACAGAGGCACAAAACCACTACCTACAACTCCTTTCTTCTGGAACTGGATATGATACCATATATGGCCTTAAGTAAAAAAGAGTAAGATGAACAGACAGTTGCAGCTGTAGACTAATacataaaacaacaataataactatTCCTTGTTTGTAATGACTAATTACCAAGGAACCTTGTGCAATGGCCACTATACCAGCTTCATCTGGCACCATAAAGACCAGTAGTTCAAGAGTAATGATACCATTATAACCAAGACTAATATTAAGGAGACGCTGGACAACGAGGGCATTTACTGTTCTATCACAAACTAGTCCTTAAACATGAGTAAATTTTACCCAGCTGATCATCAAACTGCAGATTGGTGCTGCAGattgggactgcagattggtgcagccaatttggaaagcagtatggagatttcttggaaagctgggaatggagccaccatttgacccagccattccccttcttggtctattccctaaagacctaaaaagagcatgctacagggacactgctacatcgatgttcatagcagcacagttcacaatagcaagactgtggaaccaacctagatgcccttcaatagacgaatggataaaaaaaaatgtggcatttatacacaatggagaattactctgcattaaaaaatgacaaaatcatagaatttacagggaaatggatggcattagagaagattatgctaagtgaagctagccaatccctaaaaaacaaatgccaaatgtcttctttgatataaggagagtaactaagatcagagtagggacgaagagcaggagaagattaacatttaacagggatgagaggtgggagggaaagggagagagaagggaaattgcatggtaatggaaggagaccctcagggttatacagtggagggggtagagagagaggaggggaggggaggggagaggtggggaggggggagggtggaggatgggaaaggcagcggagcacaacagacactagtatggcaatatgtaaatcaatggatgtgtaactgatgtgattctgcaatctgtgtatggggtgaaggtgggagttcataacccacttgaatcaaagtgtggaatatgatatgttaagaaatttgtaatgttttgaacaacccacaataaaaaaattaaaaaaaaactgtgaaagaaaaaaatacacagccTTCTGAAGCTCTAAAAGACTTTCCTAAATGAAAGATGATGGCATTTATACTACAACAGCAAGTATCAAAATATGAATAACCTACTTATCATAGGCAGAGGAAATCACAGTAAGAAATGAACAGTGATAAGTGTCTACATGCTCTCAACCGGAAAAGAGACAAGAGGAGAAATAAGTTCTCAGCAGCCAAATCAAGAAGGAAGATTAAAAGAACTATCCTGATAGAGACAGCAGGAGGAAGAGAATTCTGACACTAGTATTATGGTCCATGAGATATAATTAATTGTGAGTATGGTAGGGATGACTTCATCACCATAAATAATTCCCATTGGTGCCTCAACTCCAGATAATAGATCATGTAATTGTTACCTATTTtatagaagaaaggaagaaaatctagGATAAATCAAGCCTGCCTTGTTTTAATGGAGGATACATGGATAAAACAACAGCAGAGTAATTTTCTACTatactttttattcatttcatatgTTAAATTCAGCATAAAGACTTACATAAGTAGGatctaattttagttttgataTAGCTAGGCATTGGTTACAAGGGAATATATATTAATCTTTTTCCTTGTCTGTATGTTTGAGattaattcacaataaaaatatttcaccctaaaaacaaacaaactgcaaATGTAATCCTTTTTGCTTCATAATCATAGGAATGCACACACTATAAACTTCCTTGAAAGCCCCCAAATTTtggaaattgtaaaaaaaaaaagtcaataccTGCATTGCAAAACAATTCATAAGAATCATCAATGGATTAGAAATGTGAGAAGTCCCCAAACTAGGTACAGTAGATGGGGCTAGACTCACTTTTTCCAGTAATCTAAGTAAACTCACAATGAGTGCAAAGGTTGTGGTAAATGGGGAGCTGATGCAAGAGTGCTCTATGCCCTGAAGAAGTACTTGCTTCACTGCCACAAACTGGTAGGCTTACCCAAAAGGAGGTCTTATAGGTTCTGGttacaaagaaaaattcagtTAGAGAATGAGCTTATAACACTGAATTCCCATAAAATCCTACCAGAgttgagaagaaattttaaagaattattattattcattacaataatatacattattatcctctgtgtatatatgattatatgaccagtgtgattctaaaTCATGGACAACCAGAAgtatgagaagttatattccgtttatgtatgatgtgtcaaaatgcattctactgtcacatataactaattagaaccaaaaaaagataattttcagtACTCTAGGCACATATAACTtcaaacttcaaaaaaataaaataaaataaaatggagaggaGAACCAGAGTGGTTGGTGTGTGCTATTTGACTCCTAGAAGACTTTTATGCCCATCATATTCTGTTCTCACTCATTATAAAAGACAAAGTTCAGCCTGAATCAAGTGGAGCCTGTAGTATGCCACTGTCTGGGTATTTGAGTACAAACAGTATATGCTGTTTATCAATAATTTGTTGACCACACCCCTCCATGCTAGTTTCCTGAGTGGACATGGCCACTTCCCCTTGTGTCAGGCTAGGATCTTATCCTTCCTCTTTACTGGACTTCTTCCAACACATGGAAAAATCTCTTATCAACAACCTTTCCAGATATGAAAATGATAAGTTAGGAGAGAACACAAGGAAACAAAAGAGTAGGGCTCAAAGGAcaccatgttctgcctcatccaTATCATTATtgaatgaaaatacagaattATTTCCCCACAACCCACTGGGTTTTTCACCTGGGAAGTTGCAGACATGAGGGACTAAACACTGAGAGTTTTTTACTCAATTACTGTTCAAACTGAAGTAGAAGACTTACAATGTCCTCCAGAATCTCTGTCTCCTCTTCAATTGAAGCCTCCATAGCCTTGTTGTTAACATAGGCCAATATATATCAGAGAGTCAGTGAGTACCCCTTAGCTGTTTGTCATTAACCCTTAATCCAAAAGGCACTGTAGAATGCAGTGGAATCAAGAGCACTACTAGAGGTGTGGAGGATACATGGAAATGTAAAAAAATCAGGCCctctcaggtttgggccttggcTATATTGTTCAGTTCGTCTATGAATCAGGGATCCAAGTCAATGGGAAGAAATGACTGCCACGTTTAGGAAGATCCCAAGTATTTAACACTGATCCTTCCCCACACGGCTTTCCTTGCCCATCATTCCCCATCCCAACCACAATGAGTCACTAGCCTTAGCTGGAAGGCCATTTCTTTATTGAATCTGTTCTTTCCTGAAAATTTATTGAATTAGAACAGCACCAGCCCATTGCGAAACACTTGTAAGAGATCATAATATTAAATTCATTGTTGGAGTTTGTCTTCTGATTTACCCTACATGAACCTATAACATTTTGCCTGTTTCTCAAGATGAGAATCCCTTCCACCTATAGATCATGACTGCAAGACACTTCATTTAAAGTATCTccagagagaaatttaaaaaaaaaaaaaagacgggaAGATAAGGCTAGAGAGATCAgacttttctatttctacagagaaaaatcaaaggaaggGATATTAGTGAACTTATCAAGGTTAAAGTACATGTAAGTGATTTAGAATGGGCCAAAACTCATGTTCCTAGGTCTGAATTCAATGCCTGTTTCTCCACAGGAGGCACCCGCTTTCTACACAAGTGCAGATGTCTGGACTTCCCTGGGTACAATTTGGCTGCCAATTCTGCTTTCCCAGTGATACACATTGCCCTACCATAGAATTCATTCACCAGATGCAGCCATATTCTATTTCACAAACTCCAATGAAGGCCAAGAAATATCAAAGACTATATATAGGCTAGACAGGGCTTCCCCAAGTGAGACTACAAACTGAGCCTCTGTTGAGCAAGCATTTAATCCCTTCCAGCCAAACAGGTAAAAACCATTCACTTGCCTTTTAAGAGTTCAGTTAAGAACACATGTAAGAACTTTTCCATCATGTATTCCTTCAACATGAATTTATTAAGTACCACATTCTCAACACTGCTTCAACACCTTGAGAGGCCTGCTATGTCTGTGCCTGCTATGTGAAAAAGGCTTTTCATTTACTATCTCATTTCATTCATACAATCCTATGAAGCCAGTACTTTACCTCCATCTTTCAGGTGAGAAAACAGCCTCAGAGAAGTAAAGTGACTTGAGCAAGCTAATACTTGCAatgacatgagaaaaaaaaatcaaaatgctaGCTCTAGGGCCTGCCTCAGGGCAGTAAAAACTGGCTCAATGCCCTTTTGGACCAACCAAGATAAGCTTCAGGGAGAAAGATGCCTCTGAGCAGGCAGATGGAATTCAGATAgttggagaagagagagaaggtgaTTTAGGCAGAGAAAACAAGTGAGCAAAGTTCAGAGTATGCTctgaaagaagcaaaataaatgagGTACTCAGGAAGACTGGAGCCTGGAAACCTTGGAGCCAACCTGCACTCCCCTGCCTCCACCCCATTCTCCATTTCCTTCCAGCCTCCTAAGCCTTTCAGTGGTCACCCTCAAAATGCCTGTCTCCATCCCCATAGCAACAGCTTCAAGGCTCACTTTCAAGCCTCTTGCTTCTTATTTTAATTGCTTCCTATGTGGTCTGCCAGGAGATAGGTTGCCCCTCCTTGAGGCTGCACAAATGGAGGTCTGATCCTCTTACTGCCCTGTTTAGTAACCCCTGAGAACGCAGAACACTGCAAAGGCTCTGCACCTTTTTCAAACTACTGGCTTTGCACTCCTATGTCCTCTCATGGCCCAGCACTTTGGCCATAACATTATCCAGGTCCTAGATGAGCCTAAGAATTAATTAGATACGTATAGTATAAATGCTTTCTGAAAACAGGGAAAGTGAGTGAATGCGCTGCGTAGGACAGAACAGGAAAGGAGGGCTGAGGTCAAGGGATTCCTTCCAAGAATACACCCCCACCTCTGTCCCGCACGCCTTCCATTcccccccccacctcctgccGGCCTCCGTTGGGCATAGAGACTCACTCTTTCCCAAGACCCCAGTGGtaataattatagaatataaagaatgatcttcattcctttccccctttctcctcctccccctccccaattccttttccccacccccactcccactcTCAGATGCCCGCCTCCCATTCTCTCCGCCAGCCCACGGAAACTGGCAATGCAGACCACCTCACTTCCGGTGCAGGAGTCAGCGGACGTGCAGGAAGTGGGGCGGGGCGAAGCCATCCAAGGGGAGCTCTCTGACTGGAGGATTCTGGGAAGGAAGTCCGGAGGGCCAGAGGCGGGCGCGGTTAGCCTGGAAGCTGCTGCGTGGGAGTTAACCACATAGCGGCTAACGGTGACATTTTTGTTGCCCGTGGCAGGAACAGCATTGTCAGCAGCTGTAGAGGCGACAGCAGCGGCGACGGCCACATCGGCGACGGCAGAGGTAGGGAAGGTAGGGGGCGGAGGTTGCTGTAGAGAAAGTAGGTACCTTAATGATAGAAGCCGCGGTGACAGCAGTGGGAGCCGTATCAGCTGAAGcgataagtttctgaggctactCAGAAACTATTCCCTCCTGCTTTCCAGTCTGGTGTGATCTGTATGCACAGATCTCTTGACTTGCCTGCGTGAATTCCATCCCCCATTCCCAACGGGGCTGGAAACAAGCTGCAAGGACAAAATAGTGGGCCTCATCGAAACTCATACACTGTGGGAGAGAATTGAGGTGCCTACAGCCATATACAGGGCCTGATGTCTTCACAAGGCCCAGGGGCTTCCAGGACCTTCAGGGCCTCCCTTGGCCCAAGCACCTTGGGGATGTCAAACAACATGGAGACCCTTAGTCCTTATTCATTTTGCCCCAACAACTTGAGAGGCACAGGATGGAATCCTAACATGTTGTGGAGACTGAGTTCTTCACAAGGATTGAGCACCTCCTGGAGGGGCCCAACCGTCTGGAGGGGTCCCACAGCTTGGCAGAGACCAAATACTTGGGGGACCCCAACCTCTTGGCTAGACCCAACCACCTGGCAGGACCCCAGCACCTGGCAagatcccagtgcctcactagGTGTGAGCATTCGGCGAGGCCTGAGTACCTGGAGGGGCCCTAACCCATCAGAGATCCGGAGCCCTTGGAGAGGCCCCAGCACCTGGCAGGCCCCAAACAACTGGAGGGGCCCAAGTACCTGGAGAGGTGCAAGCACTTGGCGAGGCCCTAATGGTCCCAGAGGCCGTGGTAATCCACGGGTCCAGAGCCCATCTGAGACTCATAACACCATGTGGGTCCCAGGCACTTCCTGGGGCCCAAGTCCTTCAAGGGGTCGTGGCAACTTCCAAGGCTGCAGCAGCTCTCATGGCTGGAATAATTCTCATGACTGGAGCATTTCTCATGGCCAGAGTACTCCTAGGAGACCCAGTATCTCTGAGATTCCAAGTGTATCACAAGGGTTGGGTATGTCAGAGACTCCAGGTCCTTCCTGGGACCTGAGTACTTTGGAGACCTCAAACACCTCACAAGACCCAAGCAACTGGGAGGCCCCGAGCAATTCCAGTGGTCCAAACACAGGCTTTAGCACTTCAAGGGACCAAAGTACTTCTAATCATCTAAATATATCAAGTGTCCCTAGTACCTCAGAGATTACAGGCATCTCTGAAATTCCAAGAGCCTTGAAAGTTGAGATGGCTTCAAATGATCTCAATACCTTGAGGGCCCCAAGAGTTTCTAATGGCCCAAGGATCTATGAGGATCCCAATACATCGACATCTATGAACAGGTATGAGGCCCCAAGAAACTTAAAGGCTTCCAACATCATGGAGACCTCCAGTACTTTAAAGGACCCCAGAATCTCTGAGGCTCAAAGCACCTCTAAGGCCCCCAGCACTTCTGAGGTCCCAAGTACCTTGAAGGCTCTGAGCACCTTGAGTGTTCCAAGCACCACAGAGACGGTGAGTGCCTCAAAGACCCTAGACATCTCAGAGGTCCCGGCTGCCACAAAGGCCCTTACCACCTTGAAACCTCCAAGCATGCATGAGACCTCCACCACTTTAAAGACCCTAAGCACCTCAGAGGCCTCTAGCATGTTAAAGGCCTGGAGTACCTTGAAGGATCCAAGCACCTTCAGATCCCCCAGCACCTTAAATTCTCTGATTGCATCTGAGTCTCCCAGTACTCCAGAGGCCCCTGGAATCTCAAAGGAACCCAGCTCTTCAGAGATCCTTAGCTACTCAGAGGCCTCAAACATCTCTCAGAAACAAAGAATCTCAAAGGCTTGGGGTATGTTGAAGACCCAGAAAAACTCAAGATCCCCAAGCACTATCAAACGTGAGAAAAGTTTCAAAAAAGGTCTCCTAACTGTGATGTTAGGCATCATTTTCATGGTGGGCACCTGTGCTACAGAAAGCCTCATTTGGGAGGTTCTGCAAAAGTTAGGGGTGCAGCTGAAAAAGAAGTACAGAATATTTGGGAACCTAAAGAAGGTAATCACCCAAGAGTTTGTACAGCGTGGGTACCTGGAATATAAGCCAGTGAACAATGGTAGTCCACTGGAATATGCATTCTTCTGGGGACCTAAAGCCAACCGGGAAAACAGCAAAATGGAAATTTTACAATTTGTAGCCAAAGTTTATAACAGAGACCCCAGGGATTGGCCATCACAATATAGGGAAGCTGTGAAACAGGAGGAGGCCAGAGCCAGGATGAAAACCAAAGCACTGACTGATGTCCGAGTCCAAGCCCATGCCAGAGTTCAAATACCTGCAGGTGTTTGTGCAAGTTCCAATACCAATTTTGCTGGCACTTCCAGTGCTAATACCAGCAACAAGTCCTGCAGCTAGTAAAGGATAAGTCATAATGATCACTTGGTGACAAAGAGCAATCAGAAGTAAGAACATCAGATCAATGGGTATTAACAATTttgaagagaaaaggagagaaggaaaaaaaaacagtgtatgGCATTAGTATTTGGGATTGTGTGAGTAACTTTAGGATTTAGGTATTATTTGAATATTGCTAAGTTTTGCCTCTTGCTTGAAGTTCACAGTATATGTCAATtagatttttgtaatttttgtaaTGGATCATAGTATTAAGTGTTCATAAGTTTTAAAGATTGGATTTCCTATTGTTGTAGAGATATGCCATAAGTGTTgtaactgctttaaaaaaatgagaaattttcatCATATACTgatatgaattaaatatataGTACTTAAAATGACGGatctataaatatttgaatgGATTTACAAGTAAAATAGATGTATCctaaataaggaaaacaatgacaacaaaacaaacacatttatgtaTATCCTTCTGTATTCTTTGTGTTTATTGTAAGATTGAAATTTTCCATGATTTAGTTTTCCATGTGTTAATTACCAcagattaaagagaaaaataaaagcctaTTAACCAGTAAACTATGTTAATTTACTGACCACCTATCTGTTGTGTGAGGAATAAGTTCTGTGGATAACTCTTAGCACTCGGGGCCCagataacatgaaagaaaaatatgtgaactGGAAGTATGGTAAGTACTATCATAGAGACTCAGAATGAAGTGCCAAAAAATATGGAACATTATGAGAACACTCCTTAGTAATAGGATGGAAAAGAGGACATTATACTATGCTTAAATTATATGAAAAGAGGGGAAAGAGTGAAGGGGTGGTTGCAGGGGAAAAAACAGACAACCAtatgctacaaaaataaaaatgaagggaCTGTAAGAAAATTCTTTATAAGATGACAATCTGATTAGTGAAAGTAATACTAGAGATGGGAGAGCGTAACTATACAGGAACTGAAGCAGCAGGGACATTGGAAGAATGACAAGGTTTACACTGAACTGTTAAGTCTTGTCTGTCAAGGGAAAACCAGAGAATAAGAAATGAGGCAAAGGAAGAGGGGAGACTGACCAGAGCCTCAAAGGGTAGCTATTATGGCTGAATTTAAactaatgataataaaatgaCTAACAAAAAGGATGAACCTGGAATAATGTGGAGAAAAGCTCTAAAACAGCAGAGTTACTCGGATTTTAGAGGAAAACCTGTAGCATCTCTTAAAGGTAAACTTAAATTTCTCTCAGGTACTACAGTTTGGTGTGGTGCCCACATTgtttagaatgtgtgtgtgtgtgtgtgtgtgtgtgtgtgtgtgtgagtgctcAAGCACATCTCTCCAAGGGGTAAGGTAGAATTAGCATTTCCAAGTGACACCATGTCAGGATAGCCCATGGTGTACTAAGTCTAGAGGGATGGGGTATCTTCACACCCCCAGGAGATTTTGCACTCTCACCTGGTGAGCTCAAGGAGCTCAAAGCTCTTATCCATTCCACCACAGGGGCTTCTGAATCCTCAGCCTCACCCTACACCAAATCTGGGCTTGTGGGAATCACTTTGACCATTCTCACTAGCAACAGGCAGAGAACACTCCAGGAAATTCTGACCACCTCCAGAGCTTACAACTTTTATCACCAAGAACTAGACAGTGTGTGAACTAAGTTCCCCAATAGAGAGCATGGGTGTCAGGTGCCTAACCTAGGCTTGTGGGTCTCAGTATAGCAGTGGTCTTAAAACAGAGTAGCCAGGCAACCTGCAGTCTTGCCCTGCTTCCAGCTGAGTGCCAACTCAAGTCACTGGGTGCAGGGTAAAGGCTCAGGGACCCAGAGTTATGAGCCTTTGGAACCATGAGACTTCAAACAAAGGCAGTAGCTTTGAACCCTCAGCAGCTCCAAATTCATCCAGCAAGCAAGAAACTAGTGCGAGCCTTCTGTGTTTTCAGCAGTGTGAGAGAAACTGGgcacagaaaatgaaaaggcatgTTTCCTGCTCTGAGAGAGCCAAGTTTGCCAATGCATCCCCAGAGATACACAAGCTGGGAATCTGAGGTACAGGTTCCTACTTAATGACAGAGAGGCTGCAAACCTCAGATCCTAGACAAGACCCCAAGTCTCTTCTCTGAAATTCCAGAGGGCTTTCCTGTAGGTCATCCTGCTTTCTGCTTCTGCCTGCCAGTGCACTTAAAAGGGGTCTgtcctaaaataaagaaatagaaagcccccccccaaaaaaaaaaaaactcagaatgaAAGAATAGGAAGTTTTGGGCTGCAGTCTCCAGTCCTTTGAGGGTGGGGAAGACTCAATTAAActtctccccattttacagaaggggATGCACAGAGGTCAAGTCAGCTAGGAAGTAGGAGAACCTGGAGAGCAGAGATGTGTTGAGCACCTCTTCTATGCCAGAGGCATGCCATGTATTATTCCTAGCAGGTCAGTATGATCACCTCCCATTGTACAGAAACCACGAGCTAGCTCAGAGAAAGACATGATGTCCTTCCCAAACCTGTCTGAATCTGTGCATTCTTAGGCCCTGGTGGGAATAAATGTCCAATTGCCAAGTAAAGGTCATTGGCAAGTGTGGGCCAAGAAGCTTAAAGCAGAGGACCAGCAGTACCACAGTTAAGTGGAGAAAGACTGGGAGGGTATACTCCAGCTACACAGTAATGGAGAGATGATGCCTGGCccagtggccacacctgtaatcccaggcagagacaagaggatcacaagttccagaccagcctgagCTAAAATTTAGCCAGgccttacctcaaaataaaaagggggggggggctggggacttagctcaatagtaaagtgcccctgggttcaatcaccaaaaaagtgaatggatgaataggtggataaataaataacaagtaaatagataTCCCAAAGGCCTCAGGCAGGACGCTCCACAGGGGACTGGGAAACAAAGGATGAGTGATCTGCCCTAGCCCCAGGAGGGGGCCTTCAAAGCACCAGGCTCATTCCCCAGTTGCCAGTTGGTTCAGTCTTCCCAGCACACTGCATTAGCACTACAAAGAGTTAAACAGCTTTTGATTAGGTAAACAGCAGAGGAGGGCGGGATTTCCGGTTGgctgagaaatgaatgacaggTCTGAGGGAGGGGCAGGCAAAGGGGCTTCTGGAAGGTGGTGAGCAAGAGAAGCCAAAGAGAATATACATCCTGATGTTGAACGAAATCCCTGGGTTTTGAACTGTGTGCACATGGGGCACCAAGCTGTGCGTCTTTTGCTCTGGGAATCTGAAAACTAAACTGGCCTCAACCCAGCAGAGTTTCCCTGAAGTGAGTGGGAGAGCTGCAGTTTTAGTGGCAGGGATGACTGTGAAGCTGGTGGAGTTGCTGGGTCCTAGAACACTCCAGTTGTTCAGGGaactcagagagagagaaagcacaaaCCTTTCCAAGGCTAGGGACAGTAGCAGCTGGCATTTGCTGAGAGCCTCAATGATGCCAGACACTTGCATGGCTGTCTACATGCAGCATCTCTAACTTATTCACCGCACAGCAAGATGCCTGTCACCAGGCACAGGAAACCAAGGCAGAAACTCTAGGCCAGATCTCTCAAGCAAGATGGTGGGGTCACATGGCTGGGTAGTGACAGACTAGCACCTGAACAGAGGGCCAGCCAAGTTGGAAGCCCACACTGCTGTGTTACAAGAACAGGCACCACCAGCAGGACACCTGTGGCTTCTTCACCCAGCCTTGGGAAAGTCTTATGCTTTCAGACTCCACCAAATCCCAGGGTCATAGTGAAAATGATCATGTCACGGAAGGGTCAGGAGGTGTGAGAAAACGAGGTGAATATGCACTTTGGGAATTAGCAGTCAAAGCCCCTTTATTCTGACTTATTGTTGGTGTATAGGCAGGCATCCTTGGAGAGGTAGGTGTACATGTGGAAAGAGTATTCCTTCCAAGACAGGTGTGTCTTCCCTATTAGAGAAACTTAACCACCCTGCACACCCCATCAGTCCTCAAATCCTAGGTCCTGGCTTTTCCCACAGTGGAGCAAGCAAGGGACAACATTTCTGGCCCTGTAACCTTGCACCCTGGCACTGTATAAGGATCCAGAAGATACAATGGGCGGGCAGGACTTCGGCatcccctaagcagagcaaattGGATAAAACCCAAGTGGCAAACAGTGGGCAACTGCCTTTGACCAAATGACAATTTCAGTGACATCCTCCTTGGGGCCAGTATTTGGCTTTGGCTTTGGCTTCAGCAACCGGGTGCAGAGCAGATGGTGAAAGAGAAATATGGATTCTCCTTGGGCAAACAGCGGCCTCTAGGAGGTGGGTAGTGGTCAGGAGCCCTCTAACCCTTCCTTTGGCATGAAGGTGCAATACCACTTTTCTGAGGGAAAGGCTTTTGAAGTAGTGATGGAGATGCAGAAGGGCAATTAGGGTGAAGATGGACTGAGTCCTGCACACAGGCTCACACTCCATGGCTCATGGGTCACAAGCCACAATGGTTCAAAACATCAAAGAGCTTATGGAATTTCTTTGAAAATCCGTGTGAGG
Coding sequences:
- the LOC139703126 gene encoding melanoma-associated antigen E1-like, which gives rise to MQTTSLPVQESADVQEVGRGEAIQGELSDWRILGRKSGGPEAGAVSLEAAANSIVSSCRGDSSGDGHIGDGRGTSWGPSPSRGRGNFQGCSSSHGWNNSHDWSISHGQSTPRRPSISEIPSVSQGLGMSETPGPSWDLSTLETSNTSQDPSNWEAPSNSSGPNTGFSTSRDQSTSNHLNISSVPSTSEITGISEIPRALKVEMASNDLNTLRAPRVSNGPRIYEDPNTSTSMNRYEAPRNLKASNIMETSSTLKDPRISEAQSTSKAPSTSEVPSTLKALSTLSVPSTTETVSASKTLDISEVPAATKALTTLKPPSMHETSTTLKTLSTSEASSMLKAWSTLKDPSTFRSPSTLNSLIASESPSTPEAPGISKEPSSSEILSYSEASNISQKQRISKAWGMLKTQKNSRSPSTIKREKSFKKGLLTVMLGIIFMVGTCATESLIWEVLQKLGVQLKKKYRIFGNLKKVITQEFVQRGYLEYKPVNNGSPLEYAFFWGPKANRENSKMEILQFVAKVYNRDPRDWPSQYREAVKQEEARARMKTKALTDVRVQAHARVQIPAGVCASSNTNFAGTSSANTSNKSCS